A single genomic interval of Dromiciops gliroides isolate mDroGli1 chromosome 1, mDroGli1.pri, whole genome shotgun sequence harbors:
- the LOC122736470 gene encoding 40S ribosomal protein S10-like: protein MLMPKKNELLSMNSLFKEGVMVAKKDVHMPKHPELAEKNVPNLHVMKAMQSLKSRGYVKEQFAWRHFYWYRTNEGIQYLRDYLHLPPEIVPATLWRSCPETRRPRPKGLEGERPARLTRGEADRDTYRRSAAPPGADKKAEAGAGSATEFQLIGGFGHGCGQPPQ from the coding sequence aTGTTGATGCCCAAGAAGAACGAATTGCTATCTATGAACTCCCTTTTTAAGGAGGGTGTAATGGTAGCCAAGAAAGATGTCCACATGCCAAAGCATCCTGAGCTGGCAGAAAAGAATGTGCCCAATCTCCATGTAATGAAGGCTATGCAGTCTCTAAAGTCTCGTGGCTATGTTAAGGAGCAGTTTGCATGGAGGCATTTCTACTGGTATCGCACCAATGAGGGCATTCAGTATCTACGGGATTACCTTCACCTGCCCCCTGAGATTGTGCCTGCCACACTCTGGAGAAGTTGTCCTGAGACGCGAAGGCCAAGGCCTAAAGGCCTGGAGGGTGAGCGACCTGCCCGGCTTACTCGTGGTGAAGCTGACAGAGACACATACAGACGAAGTGCTGCTCCCCCTGGTGCTGACaagaaggctgaggctggtgcTGGGTCAGCAACAGAATTCCAGTTGATAGGTGGATTTGGTCATGGATGTGGTCAACCTCCTCAATAA